GCACGAATTGCATCTGGCCGAACTCGTGCGCACCGGCGCGACGAACCAGGAAGCGGCCCAGCAGATGTTCATCTCGGTCAAAACCGTAGAAACCATGCTGAGCCGCATCTACCGCAAGCTCGGCATCCGCTCCCGCACCCAACTCGCCACCGCGCTCACGCGTGAGCACTGACCGCTGACCGCTGACCGCTGACCGCCACCAGCGGAGCCGTGTCGTGCCGTGCGGTGCCCCGAGTGCGAACTCCCGTTCCCGGGGGAGGTACATTGCGTGGTGACCACCGCGGGAGCTCGGGAGTAGCCGGGCTGAGAGGGCGGACGGGACTTGCTCCCCTTTCTGCCGACCGCATGAACCTGGACCGGGTAATGCCGGCGTAGGAAGGGTGCTGACGATGGATGCTGCCTCCGTACCTGCCCAAAACGGCCCTGCCGTTTCCCGTGAGGCCGTGGCCGACGTGATCGCGTCGCTGCGGAGCTCCGCACCCCTTGTGCACTGCCTGACCAACGTCGTGGTGTCGCAGTTCACCGCGAACGTGCTGCTCGCGGCGGGGGCCTCCCCCGCGATGGTGCACAGCCCGCAGGAGGCCGGAGCACTGGCCCGGGTGGCCGGGGGCGTCCTGGTCAACCTGGGGACGGTCACGTCCGCGACGGCCGAGGCGATGCGCATCGCGGTCAAAGAAGCGGCCGGGGCCGGGCGCCCGTGGGTGCTCGACCCGGTGGCGGTCGGCGCGCTGCCCTGGCGCACCGGCCTGGCCCGCGAACTCCTGGAGAGCGCGCCGCCAGCGGTCATTCGCGGCAATGCTTCCGAGATCCTGGCGCTGGACAGCGGCGGCACGGGCGGGCGCGGCGTGGACAGTACGGATGCCCCCGAGGCGGCGCTGGCCGCGGCCGGCGCGCTGGGCCGGCGCTACGGCTGCGCGGTCGCCGTGAGCGGTCCGGAAGACGTCCTTACCGACGGGACGCGCGTGGTGCGTGTGGCCAATGGGCACCCGCTGCTGCAGCGGGTGACGGGAACCGGCTGCTCACTGGGCGCCCTGGTGGCTGCTTGCACGGCCGTCACCGGCGACGCGCTGCTGGCCGCCACTGCCGCGACGGGCCTGCTCACCGTGGCCGCGGAGAGCGCCGCCACGCGCTCGACGGGGCCCGGCACGTTCGCGGTCGCACTGATCGATGCGCTGTACGAACTCAGCCCCGACCGGCTCGCCGAGGCCCTCAACCTGCGCTGAGCGCAGGGGTGTTGCGGGGTTTGCAGTGAGCGGTCGGCCGGACGCCACCTGCTGAACAGCCTCCGCCGACCTGGGGTGCGACCCACCACCAAGTCGGTCAGACCCCGCAGACGCACACCCTCACCCCTGCCGGACAACTCAAGGTTCCTGCACGCCAGGGCCCTGTCTTTCCCTGCACCTCCCGCTGCGTTTCCCACGCCCTTGCCCGGCCGGGAGACCCCAAGGAGCACCCCATGCGACCACCACTTGACCTCTCCCTGTATCTCGTCACCGACACCCGGCTCTGCGGCGACCGCGGTGTCGCGGCCACCGTGGCAGCCGCCGTCAAGGGCGGTGTGACCGCTGTCCAGTTGCGCGAGCCGGACGCGGACGCCCGCACGCTGTGCGCGCTCGGCCAGGCGATCCAGGCCGAACTCGCGGGCACCGGCGTCCCCTTGATCGTCAATGATCGTCTGGATGTGGCGGTCCGGCTGGACGCGGACGGCGTCCACCTGGGGCAGCGGGACCTCTCCCCCACGACCGCCCGACGCCGGCTCGGTCCCCACGCCTACATCGGCCTGTCCGTCAGCCGTCCCGGGCAGCTGGCGCACGTACCGGATGCCGTCGACCACCTCGGTGTCGGTCCGGTGTTCGAGCAGTCCACCAAGCCGGACGCGGACGCCCCGCTCGGTCTGGGCGGGCTGGCCCGGATCGTCCAGGAGAGCCCGCTGCCGTGCGTGGCCATCGGCGGGATCGGCGTTTCCCAGGCCGCCGCGGTCAAGGCGAGCGGTGCGGCCGGGATCGCTGTCATCAGCGCGATCTGCGGACAGCCCGACCCCGAGGCCTCAGCACGCTCCCTCATCCGCACCCTGCGCCAGGAGGTCCCCGCATGACCAGCCCGCCCATCGCCCTCAGCATCGCCGCCAGCGACCCCTCCGGCGGCGCCGGCATCCAAGCCGACCTGAAGGCGTTCTCCGCCAACGGCGCTTACGGAACAGCCGTCCTGACCGCCCTGACCGCACAGAACACCCAGGGCGTCACCGGCATCCATGCCGTGCCTGCGGCGTTCGTCACCGAGCAGCTCGACACGCTGTTCGCCGACGTCCGGGTGGACGCCGTCAAGATCGGAATGCTGGCCGACGCCGCCATCGCCGCAGCCGTCGCGGACGCGCTGGAGCGCCACCGCCCCCGGTACGTCGTCCTGGACCCCGTCATGGTCTCGACCAGCGGTCACCGTCTCCTGGAGGCCGATGCGGTGAGCGTGCTGCGCGAGCGTCTCCTGCCCCTCGCCGACCTCATCACCCCCAACCTCCCCGAGGCCGGCGACCTCCTCGGCATCGCCGCCGCACAGAACCGCACCGACGCCGTCGAGCAGGCCCGCGCACTCCTCCAAGCCGGCGCCCAGCGTGTCCTGCTCAAGGGCGGCCACCACACGCACGACGCAGAATCCGTCGACATCCTCGCTGACGCCACCGACGCCACAGGAGCCACAGGCGCCTTGGGCGCGGGCGTCACCGAGCTGTCCGCGCCTCGCGTGGACACACGCAACACCCATGGCACCGGCTGCACCCTCTCCGCCGCGATCGCCGCCCTCCGCCCGCAGCACGACGACTGGAACACCGCTGTCCGCGCCGCGAAGGACTACCTGACCGGGGCCCTGCGCGCGGCCGACACCCTGCACGTCGGCCACGGTCACGGTCCTGTCCACCACTTCCACCAGTACTGGAGCTGAGCACCATGACCACGACGTTCTGCGACGAGCTGTGGACCGCCACGGCCGAGATACGTTCGGCCATCGACAAGCTGCCGTTTCTCACCGGCCTCGGCGACGGCACCCTGGACCGGGAGAAGTTCGTCTACTACCTGGCCCAGGACGCCCTCTACCTGCGCGACTACGCCCGTGCGCTGGCCAGCGCCGCCGCGAAAGCGGACCGGCCGCAGGACATCGCGTTCTTCGCGAAGTCCGCCCACGACGCCGTTGTCGTCGAAAGCTCCCTGCACCAGAGCAACGTCGTCGACGTCGATGCCTGGGCCCCCTCCCCCACCTGCACCGGATACACCTCCTACCTGCTCTCCGTGGCCCACACCCAGGGATACCCGGAGCTGGCCGCCGCGGTCCTGCCCTGCTTCTGGATCTACGCCGAGGTGGGCCGGGGGCTCCTCGAGCAGGCCGGCGACCTCGCTGCCCACCCCTACGGCGACTGGATCGCCACGTACGCCGACGAAGAGTTCGAAGCCGCCACCGAACACGCCCGGCAGATCGTCAACCGGCTCGCGGACCAGGCCGACCCGGCCACCCGCGCACGCATGAGTACGGCCTTCACCACGGCCTCCACCTGGGAGTGGATGTTCTGGGACGCCGCCTGGCGCGTGGAGACCTGGCCGTTCGGCGCCGCTCCTGCCCCGGTTACGGAGCCCGCAAAGTGACCACCACCACCGATGCCACCGCCCCGGCACCGGCGCCGGCGAACGAGGCGCCGCTCACCCTCGACCAGCCCACCCCCAAGGTCCTGAGCGGCCTGGACCAAGGAACCTTCTGGGCCAATCTGGGTGTGAGCCTGCTCGGCTTCAGCGGCATGCTGGTCGTCCTCGACCCGCTGGGCACCGGCAGTCCGACCTTGTCGTTCGCCGCCGCCGTCACCGCGTCCGTCATCGGCACCCTGATCGGCACTCTCGCCCTCGGCCTCGCCGCCATCACCGGGGCCCGCACCGGCGCGCCCTCGATGGTGCTGCTGCGCGGCCTCTTCGGCGCGAAGGCGTCCTACCTGCCCACCGTCCTCAACGTGCTGCAGATGGTCGGCTGGGCCGTCTTCGAACTGGTGGTCATCTCCACCGGCTTGAAGATCCTGGCCCGCCAGGCCTTCGGCGAACCGGGCCCCGGCTGGCTGTACGTGCTCGTCGCGGGCGCGGTCACCACAGCGCTCACGCTGCGCCCGCTCGGCGCCCTGCGCCTCATCCGCCGCTACGTCACCATCGCTGTCGTCCTGGCCATCTGCTACCTGGGCTGGGACCTGGCCGGCCGCGGAATCCCGATGGAGGGCGGCTCCTGGAAGGACTTCTGGTTCGCCACCGACAGCGTGATCGCCGTGTCGATCTCCTGGCTGCCGTTGGTCGCCGACTACTCGCGCCACTCCCGCAGCGAGAAGGCGGCGTTCGGCGGCCTGGTCGTCGGCCAGACCCTCGCGGGCGTGGCGGGCTCGGTCCTCGGCGTGGCCGCCCTGGCGGTGATCGCGTTCGACAGCACCGACCCGTACAAGGTCTTCGACCCTTTCACCGCC
This Streptomyces sp. NBC_01283 DNA region includes the following protein-coding sequences:
- the thiM gene encoding hydroxyethylthiazole kinase, which gives rise to MADVIASLRSSAPLVHCLTNVVVSQFTANVLLAAGASPAMVHSPQEAGALARVAGGVLVNLGTVTSATAEAMRIAVKEAAGAGRPWVLDPVAVGALPWRTGLARELLESAPPAVIRGNASEILALDSGGTGGRGVDSTDAPEAALAAAGALGRRYGCAVAVSGPEDVLTDGTRVVRVANGHPLLQRVTGTGCSLGALVAACTAVTGDALLAATAATGLLTVAAESAATRSTGPGTFAVALIDALYELSPDRLAEALNLR
- the thiE gene encoding thiamine phosphate synthase is translated as MRPPLDLSLYLVTDTRLCGDRGVAATVAAAVKGGVTAVQLREPDADARTLCALGQAIQAELAGTGVPLIVNDRLDVAVRLDADGVHLGQRDLSPTTARRRLGPHAYIGLSVSRPGQLAHVPDAVDHLGVGPVFEQSTKPDADAPLGLGGLARIVQESPLPCVAIGGIGVSQAAAVKASGAAGIAVISAICGQPDPEASARSLIRTLRQEVPA
- the thiD gene encoding bifunctional hydroxymethylpyrimidine kinase/phosphomethylpyrimidine kinase translates to MTSPPIALSIAASDPSGGAGIQADLKAFSANGAYGTAVLTALTAQNTQGVTGIHAVPAAFVTEQLDTLFADVRVDAVKIGMLADAAIAAAVADALERHRPRYVVLDPVMVSTSGHRLLEADAVSVLRERLLPLADLITPNLPEAGDLLGIAAAQNRTDAVEQARALLQAGAQRVLLKGGHHTHDAESVDILADATDATGATGALGAGVTELSAPRVDTRNTHGTGCTLSAAIAALRPQHDDWNTAVRAAKDYLTGALRAADTLHVGHGHGPVHHFHQYWS
- the tenA gene encoding thiaminase II, whose protein sequence is MTTTFCDELWTATAEIRSAIDKLPFLTGLGDGTLDREKFVYYLAQDALYLRDYARALASAAAKADRPQDIAFFAKSAHDAVVVESSLHQSNVVDVDAWAPSPTCTGYTSYLLSVAHTQGYPELAAAVLPCFWIYAEVGRGLLEQAGDLAAHPYGDWIATYADEEFEAATEHARQIVNRLADQADPATRARMSTAFTTASTWEWMFWDAAWRVETWPFGAAPAPVTEPAK
- a CDS encoding cytosine permease → MTTTTDATAPAPAPANEAPLTLDQPTPKVLSGLDQGTFWANLGVSLLGFSGMLVVLDPLGTGSPTLSFAAAVTASVIGTLIGTLALGLAAITGARTGAPSMVLLRGLFGAKASYLPTVLNVLQMVGWAVFELVVISTGLKILARQAFGEPGPGWLYVLVAGAVTTALTLRPLGALRLIRRYVTIAVVLAICYLGWDLAGRGIPMEGGSWKDFWFATDSVIAVSISWLPLVADYSRHSRSEKAAFGGLVVGQTLAGVAGSVLGVAALAVIAFDSTDPYKVFDPFTATSVGVICFGVLVLREVDQSFANVYSTALSAQNLLPRADRRILCLISGTLATALALLVNMDSYASFLYLIGAVFIPMFAVLVVDFFVLGGHRTWDVSEQAPTRWVMLVPWTLGFATYQLIAPTNIAGWSDMWAWLQDAVGLTVQPWMSASLLSFAVAALATLAAGRRRRHVAPSPEESLPG